TTCCGGCGCTGGCGGTAGGACGGCCGCCCGGCCTGATTCTCTGCGACCCACTCGGTCGCGAACGTGCCGTTCTGGACCTCGTCCAGCACTTCCTCCATGTTCTCGCGGACGGACTCGTCGACGACGCGCTCGCCCCGGGTCAGGCCGCCGTATTCGGCCGTGTCGGAGACCGAATTCCACATCGCCGCCAACCCACCCTCGTACATCAGGTCGACGATGAGTTTGATCTCGTTCATGCACTCGAAGTACGCCATCTCGGGGCTGTACCCGGCGTCCACGAGCGTCTCGTAGCCCATCTTCGTGAGTTCGGCGATGCCGCCACACAGCACGGCCTGCTCGCCGAACAGGTCGGTCTCGGTCTCCTCGCGGAACGTCGTCTCCACGATGCCGGCGCGCGCACAGCCGATGGCGTCGCCGTACGCGAGCGCTTCCTGTCGCGCCGTCCCGGTGGCGTTCTGGTACACTGCGAGCAGGGCGGGGGTGCCCTCGTCGGCCTGGTAGTTCCGGCGGACGAGGTGGCCGGGCGCCTTCGGCGCAATCATCGTCACGTCCACGTCCTCGGGGGGTTCGATCTGGCCGTAGTGGACGTTGAAGCCGTGTGCGAACTGGAGCGTGTCGCCGGCGTCCAGTTCCGGCTCGATGTCTTCGAAGACGGCCGGCTGGACGGTGTCCGGCACGAGCACGGAGACGACGTCCGCCTCGCTCGCGGCTTCCGTCGGCGTCGTCACGCGCAGGCCGTCGGCCTCCGCGGCCGACCGCGACGAGGAGTCCTCTCGCAGGCC
The nucleotide sequence above comes from Halobacterium litoreum. Encoded proteins:
- the ilvC gene encoding ketol-acid reductoisomerase yields the protein MTDADFTQPVYHESDADRRHITDKTVAVLGYGSQGHAHAQNLADSGVDVVVGLREDSSSRSAAEADGLRVTTPTEAASEADVVSVLVPDTVQPAVFEDIEPELDAGDTLQFAHGFNVHYGQIEPPEDVDVTMIAPKAPGHLVRRNYQADEGTPALLAVYQNATGTARQEALAYGDAIGCARAGIVETTFREETETDLFGEQAVLCGGIAELTKMGYETLVDAGYSPEMAYFECMNEIKLIVDLMYEGGLAAMWNSVSDTAEYGGLTRGERVVDESVRENMEEVLDEVQNGTFATEWVAENQAGRPSYRQRRKAEQNHDIEDVGERLRDLFAWAEETETAETDRETEVSADD